In Aliarcobacter faecis, a genomic segment contains:
- a CDS encoding efflux RND transporter periplasmic adaptor subunit → MRKIFLGLFIVALTLNSNPIDAKQLFNIERVKVKKESFNESKEFYGITKLNESGTLDIVSRFDGYITYLNANKNYMNIKKGEALYTIYSSDIATIKNEIEIAKELNQNLYQKANSKLTNFDIQNAKFINNEVVINSPISGIITQKNVNNKSFVEKGKTLFQISSLEDIWFIASIYQEDLKFIKANMSAKIKIDGFDETILSKVDFIYPVFNENKTIEVRFVLENSKNKILPTMFGKVRIEQSSKEILSLPSSAVIKKESNYYVFIPKENGEFTPKKIEAIRVLGDKYEIISGLNENDEVINNSLFLYDADAMTNRLFDIKSSDEW, encoded by the coding sequence ATGAGAAAGATATTTCTAGGTCTATTTATAGTAGCTTTAACTCTTAATTCAAATCCAATAGATGCTAAACAACTATTTAATATAGAGAGAGTAAAGGTAAAAAAAGAGAGTTTCAATGAATCAAAAGAGTTTTATGGAATCACAAAATTAAATGAGAGTGGAACATTAGATATTGTAAGTAGATTTGATGGATATATTACATATTTAAATGCAAATAAAAATTATATGAATATAAAAAAAGGTGAGGCTCTTTATACAATTTATTCAAGCGATATAGCAACAATTAAAAATGAGATTGAAATAGCAAAAGAGTTAAATCAAAATTTATACCAAAAGGCAAATAGTAAACTAACAAATTTTGATATACAAAATGCAAAGTTTATAAATAATGAAGTAGTAATAAACTCTCCAATTTCTGGAATAATCACACAAAAAAATGTAAATAATAAAAGTTTTGTAGAGAAAGGAAAAACTCTTTTTCAAATCTCTAGTTTAGAAGATATTTGGTTTATAGCCTCTATTTATCAAGAGGATTTAAAATTTATAAAAGCAAATATGAGTGCAAAAATCAAGATAGATGGTTTTGATGAAACAATTTTATCAAAGGTTGATTTTATCTATCCCGTTTTTAATGAGAATAAAACTATTGAGGTAAGGTTTGTATTAGAGAACTCAAAAAATAAAATTTTACCAACAATGTTTGGAAAGGTAAGAATAGAGCAAAGTAGTAAAGAGATTTTGAGTTTACCTTCATCAGCTGTAATAAAAAAAGAGAGTAATTACTATGTCTTTATCCCAAAAGAAAATGGAGAATTTACTCCTAAAAAAATAGAAGCAATAAGAGTCTTGGGTGATAAATATGAGATTATCTCAGGTCTAAATGAAAATGATGAAGTTATAAATAACTCTCTGTTTTTATATGATGCAGATGCTATGACAAATCGATTGTTTGATATAAAATCTAGTGATGAGTGGTAG
- a CDS encoding efflux RND transporter permease subunit, which produces MVERIIDFSVKNRFIVVFITFLLAFSSIWAIKNTSLDAIPDLSANQVIIEVEWANQSAKTIEEQISYPLISNLMSLPKIDTIRAMSSFSSSMIYIIFKDGVDLYEARSRILEQLSTLQGTFPSLAKVKLGPDASGVGWAYEYALKSKNRSLDELRTLQDYFFKFALLGVDGVSEVATIGGFVRNYEITLNQDKIVKYDLSIDEIKNALTMNNNDSGARVILENGYERIISARAYLKSKKDIENITIKTLNNIPLKIKDIATVNITSLDRRGVAELNGEGETVGGIVVTRYGVDVHSVIKNVKTKLETLKIDDVEIVEVYDRTSLIDAAIDTLKRTLIEESIIVMLIVALFLFHFRSALIIIITLPITVMISFLLMKLFGIGSNIMSLGGIAIAIGAMVDATIVMVENAHKHLQGKENITKDQRIEIILSSAKQVGRPIFFALLLVVVSFLPIFALSGQEGKLFSPLAFTKTFAMLGGAILSITLVPILMIYFIKGKIISEDKNILNRFFIRIYSPLLKLSLKLKYLVVTVFFIALIFGFYLYSKQKWEFMPTLNEATFMYMPVTPYGIGVDLAKELAQKTNMVIKSFPEVENSFAKAGRAITATDPAPLAMLETIITFKPQYEWREGMTYKKLIDEMDKKLQVKGLINSWTYPIKGRIDMLLTGIRTPLGIKLYGNNLQILQEESSKIESILKNHEGTMSVSADKINQGYYLNIKIDEEAISRYSINKNSILETLALGVGAEQLSLFLDNLERYPISLRYEAHQREDIKALENLQIKTDLGFKPLKTFGTLSYEESPSIIQSEKALKVAYIYISPKSDYSVKEYKDKANELLQEIKLPSGYYFEWSGQSEFLEHAMDKLEMIIPIVLMFIFILIYLALKNMTYTLIIFFTLPFAITGGIFYLDFLGFNISIAVIVGFLALLGIAAETSIVMLLYLDVSLKELKNRNANFSINELKDAIYQGAVLRLRPKLMTLFAIFGGLIPIMYISSIGSEVMQRVAAPMIGGMISSTFLTLFIIPTIFYLVVKRKND; this is translated from the coding sequence ATGGTTGAAAGAATTATAGATTTTAGTGTAAAAAATCGTTTTATTGTAGTTTTTATCACATTTTTATTAGCCTTTTCTTCTATTTGGGCTATAAAAAATACAAGTCTTGATGCCATTCCTGATTTATCTGCAAATCAAGTAATAATAGAAGTTGAATGGGCAAATCAAAGTGCAAAAACTATTGAAGAGCAAATTTCATATCCACTTATCTCAAATCTTATGAGCCTTCCAAAGATAGATACTATTAGAGCTATGAGTAGCTTTTCATCATCTATGATATATATTATATTTAAAGATGGTGTTGATTTATATGAGGCAAGAAGTAGGATTCTAGAACAACTTTCAACTTTGCAAGGTACATTCCCTTCTTTAGCAAAAGTAAAACTAGGTCCAGATGCTTCAGGAGTTGGTTGGGCTTATGAATATGCTTTAAAGTCAAAAAATAGAAGTCTTGATGAACTTAGAACTCTGCAAGATTACTTTTTTAAGTTTGCCCTTTTAGGAGTTGATGGGGTTAGTGAAGTAGCAACTATAGGTGGATTTGTAAGAAACTATGAGATAACACTAAACCAAGATAAAATTGTAAAGTATGATTTAAGTATAGATGAGATTAAAAATGCTCTTACTATGAACAATAATGATAGTGGAGCTAGAGTTATACTTGAAAATGGTTATGAAAGAATAATAAGTGCAAGAGCTTATTTAAAATCAAAAAAAGATATTGAAAATATTACAATAAAAACTTTAAATAATATCCCATTAAAAATAAAAGATATAGCAACTGTAAATATCACTTCTCTTGATAGAAGAGGAGTTGCAGAGTTAAATGGAGAGGGTGAAACTGTTGGTGGAATAGTTGTTACAAGGTATGGTGTAGATGTTCATAGTGTTATAAAAAATGTTAAAACTAAACTTGAAACTTTAAAAATAGATGATGTAGAAATTGTTGAGGTTTATGATAGAACATCTTTAATTGATGCCGCGATTGATACCTTAAAACGAACACTTATAGAAGAGTCGATTATTGTTATGTTGATAGTTGCCCTATTTTTGTTTCATTTTAGAAGTGCTTTAATTATAATTATAACTCTTCCAATTACAGTTATGATTAGTTTTTTACTTATGAAACTTTTTGGTATTGGTTCAAATATTATGAGTTTAGGTGGAATTGCAATAGCCATAGGAGCAATGGTTGATGCAACTATTGTAATGGTAGAAAATGCACATAAACATCTACAGGGAAAAGAAAATATTACAAAAGATCAAAGAATAGAGATAATTTTATCTTCAGCAAAACAAGTTGGTCGCCCTATTTTCTTTGCCCTACTTTTAGTTGTAGTCTCTTTTTTACCTATTTTTGCTTTAAGTGGTCAAGAGGGCAAACTATTCTCTCCACTTGCTTTTACAAAAACATTTGCAATGCTTGGAGGTGCTATTTTATCAATTACTCTAGTCCCAATTTTAATGATATATTTTATAAAAGGTAAAATTATAAGTGAAGATAAAAATATTTTAAATAGATTTTTTATAAGAATTTATTCCCCTCTTCTAAAATTAAGCTTGAAATTAAAATATTTAGTGGTTACCGTTTTTTTTATAGCTTTAATCTTTGGTTTTTATTTATACTCAAAACAAAAGTGGGAGTTTATGCCAACATTGAATGAAGCAACTTTTATGTATATGCCGGTAACTCCTTATGGAATAGGAGTTGATTTGGCAAAAGAGTTAGCACAAAAAACAAATATGGTTATAAAATCTTTTCCAGAAGTAGAAAACTCTTTTGCTAAAGCTGGAAGAGCTATTACTGCAACAGACCCTGCACCACTTGCAATGTTAGAAACAATCATAACTTTTAAACCACAATATGAGTGGAGAGAAGGAATGACATATAAAAAACTAATTGATGAGATGGATAAAAAACTTCAAGTAAAAGGGCTTATAAATAGTTGGACTTATCCAATTAAAGGGCGAATTGATATGCTCTTGACAGGTATTAGAACACCACTTGGAATAAAATTATATGGAAATAATCTACAAATTTTACAAGAAGAGAGTTCTAAAATAGAGAGTATTCTAAAAAATCATGAAGGAACTATGAGTGTAAGTGCCGATAAGATAAATCAAGGGTATTATTTAAATATAAAAATAGATGAAGAGGCAATAAGTAGATACAGTATAAATAAAAATTCTATTTTAGAGACTCTTGCTCTTGGTGTTGGAGCAGAACAATTAAGTTTATTTTTGGATAATTTAGAAAGATATCCAATAAGTTTAAGATATGAAGCTCATCAAAGAGAAGATATAAAAGCTTTAGAAAATCTTCAAATTAAGACAGATTTAGGATTTAAACCTCTAAAAACCTTTGGAACTTTAAGTTATGAAGAGAGTCCATCAATAATCCAATCTGAAAAAGCATTAAAAGTAGCATATATTTATATAAGTCCCAAAAGTGATTACTCTGTAAAAGAGTATAAAGATAAAGCCAATGAACTTTTACAAGAGATTAAGTTGCCATCTGGTTACTATTTTGAGTGGTCAGGGCAAAGTGAGTTTTTAGAGCATGCTATGGATAAATTAGAGATGATTATTCCAATAGTTTTGATGTTTATTTTTATTTTAATATATTTAGCTTTAAAAAATATGACATATACTTTAATAATATTTTTTACTCTCCCTTTTGCAATAACAGGTGGAATTTTTTATTTAGATTTTTTGGGATTTAATATCTCTATTGCTGTTATTGTAGGATTTCTAGCACTTCTTGGAATTGCTGCTGAAACTTCTATAGTTATGCTTTTATATCTTGATGTTTCACTAAAAGAGTTGAAAAATAGAAATGCTAATTTTTCAATAAATGAGTTAAAAGATGCAATTTATCAAGGAGCTGTTTTAAGACTTCGTCCAAAGCTTATGACACTTTTTGCAATATTTGGAGGCTTAATTCCGATTATGTATATTAGCTCTATTGGAAGTGAAGTTATGCAAAGAGTTGCTGCTCCTATGATTGGAGGAATGATAAGCTCAACATTTTTAACTCTTTTTATAATACCAACTATTTTTTATTTGGTTGTGAAGAGAAAAAATGATTAA
- a CDS encoding bifunctional 2-C-methyl-D-erythritol 4-phosphate cytidylyltransferase/2-C-methyl-D-erythritol 2,4-cyclodiphosphate synthase, protein MLDVTLIVLCAGNSSRFDKSCKKQWLRVKNEPLWLNVTNKLNSFSNFFQTIVVSHKDELNYMQNFNDDYIYIEGGNTRQESIKNALKVVKTKYVMISDVARACIPQTTVEELLTNKEKASCIVPILDINDTVIFEKNTINRDEVKLIQTPQLSDTKVLINALDTNIEFTDESSAIKNINGSIFYIKGDISSKKLTFIDDIGQIPCLKEPSKDFFTGIGFDIHAFEEQKEMFLGGIKLPYNYGFKAHSDGDVLIHSLIDALLGAIGAGDIGEFFPDTDDTYKGIDSKILLERIVNFVYSVGYEIVNIDLTIIAQKPKINPYKQEIKNNLSKLLNLSKQFINIKATTAEKLGFIGREEGVAVQTIANLKYYNWMEK, encoded by the coding sequence TTGCTAGATGTTACTTTAATAGTATTATGTGCTGGGAATTCAAGTAGATTTGACAAATCATGCAAAAAACAGTGGTTAAGAGTCAAAAATGAACCACTATGGTTAAATGTTACAAATAAGCTTAACTCTTTTTCTAATTTCTTTCAAACTATTGTTGTTTCACATAAAGATGAATTAAACTATATGCAAAACTTTAATGATGATTATATCTATATTGAAGGTGGAAACACTAGACAAGAATCAATAAAAAATGCTTTAAAAGTTGTAAAAACTAAATATGTAATGATAAGTGATGTGGCAAGGGCTTGTATTCCACAAACTACTGTTGAGGAACTCTTAACAAATAAAGAAAAAGCTTCTTGTATAGTTCCTATTTTAGATATAAATGATACAGTTATTTTTGAAAAAAATACTATAAATAGAGACGAAGTTAAACTTATTCAAACTCCTCAACTATCAGATACAAAAGTTTTAATTAATGCCTTAGATACAAATATTGAGTTTACAGATGAAAGTAGTGCAATAAAAAATATTAATGGAAGTATTTTTTATATAAAAGGTGATATTTCAAGTAAAAAATTAACATTTATAGATGATATTGGGCAAATACCTTGTTTAAAAGAACCATCAAAAGATTTCTTTACTGGAATTGGTTTTGATATTCATGCTTTTGAAGAACAAAAAGAGATGTTTTTAGGTGGAATAAAATTACCTTATAATTACGGTTTTAAAGCACATAGTGATGGTGATGTTTTAATTCACTCTTTAATTGATGCTCTTTTAGGAGCAATTGGTGCAGGAGATATTGGAGAGTTTTTTCCTGACACAGACGATACTTATAAAGGGATTGACTCGAAAATACTTTTAGAGAGAATTGTTAATTTTGTTTATAGCGTTGGATATGAGATTGTAAATATCGATCTAACAATAATTGCCCAAAAACCAAAAATAAACCCTTATAAGCAAGAGATTAAAAATAATCTTTCAAAACTTTTAAATCTTTCAAAACAGTTTATAAATATAAAAGCAACAACAGCTGAAAAACTTGGGTTTATAGGAAGAGAAGAGGGCGTTGCTGTACAAACTATTGCAAATTTAAAATATTATAATTGGATGGAAAAATGA
- a CDS encoding TolC family protein has translation MKRVVFTSILVLNSLFAISIDNIVSKSLENNFDIKSLENSISIANYQIKQAKNWQNPMVSFKANYIPLNKNYLSEQKEYGIELSQVIPIGKKLELEESIAKKDKFIQEHTLEDKKLEFESKIYLYSYTLLILENRLKLLQEYQKNLNHLEELYTKLYTYDKASLNEILNTQISKFDLQIQLNEIKTTKENLYLNLEILSYEKIDKINESLELKKIDRKKIEESLQTHPKIKTLQTTTQKYKDTAQLEEAKKFSEITLALEYMQNKEQDYANVTVSLPLPIYKTENINKLKANLNANETNHREESQIHNLKLQANIYLNNLEQYKTNYKIIQEQIIPLKQKVQKSLEEFIGVDKVGFQEILTNLNELIDFELKASEQLAKYFENYSELIYYSNKGVK, from the coding sequence ATGAAAAGGGTAGTTTTTACTTCAATCTTAGTTTTAAATTCTTTGTTTGCTATTTCGATTGATAATATAGTTTCAAAGAGTTTGGAAAATAACTTTGATATAAAAAGCCTTGAGAACTCAATTTCTATTGCTAATTATCAAATAAAACAAGCAAAAAATTGGCAAAACCCAATGGTCAGTTTCAAGGCAAATTATATCCCACTAAATAAAAACTACCTAAGTGAACAAAAGGAGTATGGTATTGAACTATCTCAAGTTATTCCTATTGGAAAAAAACTTGAACTTGAAGAGAGTATTGCAAAAAAAGATAAATTTATTCAAGAACATACTTTAGAAGATAAAAAGCTAGAGTTTGAATCAAAGATTTATTTATATTCTTATACTCTTTTAATTTTAGAAAATAGATTAAAACTTTTACAAGAGTATCAAAAGAATTTAAATCACTTAGAAGAGCTTTATACAAAGTTATATACATATGATAAAGCATCTTTAAATGAGATATTAAATACACAGATTTCGAAATTTGATTTACAAATACAACTAAATGAGATAAAAACAACTAAAGAGAATTTATATCTAAATTTAGAGATCTTAAGTTATGAAAAGATTGATAAAATCAATGAAAGTTTAGAGTTAAAAAAAATTGATAGAAAAAAAATTGAAGAGAGTTTACAAACTCATCCAAAAATAAAAACTTTACAGACAACTACTCAGAAATATAAAGATACAGCACAACTTGAAGAGGCAAAAAAATTCTCTGAAATAACTTTGGCTTTAGAGTATATGCAAAATAAAGAGCAAGATTATGCAAATGTTACAGTTTCACTTCCTTTACCAATATATAAAACAGAAAATATTAATAAATTAAAAGCGAATTTAAATGCAAATGAGACAAATCATAGAGAAGAGAGTCAAATACATAATTTAAAACTTCAAGCGAATATATATTTAAATAATTTAGAGCAGTATAAAACGAATTATAAGATCATTCAAGAGCAGATAATACCATTAAAACAAAAAGTTCAAAAAAGTTTAGAGGAGTTTATCGGAGTTGATAAAGTAGGTTTTCAAGAGATTTTAACAAATTTAAATGAGCTTATAGATTTTGAATTAAAAGCTAGTGAACAATTAGCAAAATATTTTGAAAATTATAGTGAACTTATATATTACTCAAACAAAGGTGTAAAATGA
- a CDS encoding Mrp/NBP35 family ATP-binding protein, translating to MSIESIKKALENVKYPGFSKSIIDFGFVKDIKLDKEACSILLDITSTAKEVEDELRREIPKVLPNLNVTLFFNKPKEEVQKSNSVSGQNIVPQIKKIVMVSSGKGGVGKSTTTVNLAIATAMQGKKVGILDADIYGPNIPRMMGVNGQEVEVVGNKAKPLNAFGVDVMSMGVLMKEGEAVIWRGAMIMKAIQQLLRDILWEELDILFIDMPPGTGDAQLTLAQSVPVSAGINVTTPQHVALDDSRRSLDMFQKLHIPTAGIIENMSGFICPNCNTESDIFGKGTCEELAKEYNTQVLGNLPIEPAIRLGGDSGKPIVYFEPESITAKRYMMAADKLISMLDAQDEDEVSNEAIQPIMPAGVSACSSEGQKIKAEYEAKKSAGSCGSGCGCN from the coding sequence ATGAGTATTGAAAGTATCAAAAAAGCACTAGAAAATGTAAAATATCCTGGTTTTTCAAAATCAATTATTGATTTTGGATTTGTAAAAGATATTAAATTAGATAAAGAAGCCTGTAGTATATTATTGGATATTACGTCAACTGCAAAAGAGGTTGAAGATGAGTTAAGAAGAGAGATCCCAAAAGTTTTACCAAATTTAAATGTAACTCTGTTTTTTAATAAACCAAAAGAGGAAGTTCAAAAAAGTAATAGTGTAAGTGGACAAAATATTGTTCCACAAATTAAAAAGATTGTAATGGTAAGTAGTGGTAAAGGTGGAGTTGGGAAATCAACAACAACTGTAAATTTAGCTATTGCAACAGCTATGCAAGGTAAAAAAGTAGGTATTTTAGATGCAGATATTTATGGTCCCAATATTCCAAGAATGATGGGAGTTAATGGGCAAGAGGTTGAAGTTGTAGGAAATAAAGCAAAACCATTAAATGCCTTTGGAGTTGATGTTATGTCAATGGGTGTTTTAATGAAAGAGGGAGAAGCTGTTATTTGGAGAGGTGCCATGATTATGAAGGCAATTCAACAGCTTTTAAGAGATATCTTATGGGAAGAGTTAGATATTTTATTTATTGATATGCCTCCAGGAACTGGTGATGCACAATTAACTCTTGCTCAAAGTGTACCTGTTAGCGCTGGAATAAATGTAACAACTCCACAACATGTAGCTTTAGATGATAGTAGGAGAAGTTTAGATATGTTCCAAAAACTTCATATTCCAACTGCTGGGATTATTGAAAATATGAGTGGGTTTATCTGCCCAAATTGTAATACAGAAAGTGATATTTTTGGAAAAGGAACTTGTGAAGAGTTGGCAAAAGAGTATAATACTCAAGTTTTAGGAAATCTTCCAATTGAACCAGCTATTAGATTAGGTGGAGATAGTGGAAAACCAATAGTTTATTTTGAACCAGAATCAATAACTGCAAAAAGATATATGATGGCTGCTGATAAATTAATCTCTATGTTAGATGCTCAAGATGAAGATGAGGTTTCAAATGAAGCAATTCAACCAATTATGCCAGCTGGTGTAAGTGCTTGTTCTTCTGAAGGGCAAAAAATAAAAGCAGAGTATGAAGCTAAAAAAAGTGCTGGAAGTTGTGGAAGTGGTTGTGGATGTAACTAA
- a CDS encoding DNA-binding transcriptional response regulator, whose product MNILIIENEIYLAQKIVSRLLDDGHSCDYVESINIENLTKDYDTVLISTSLPSLIYKAVIKKYASNSIILLLVSYISDETVTEPIKLGAKDYIMKPFLMDELVRKIYHYKDCRSMRRELTVLREYFNFTMNDIDTSDVTIPLSFPILIETNSQSYSDKLVFELSNKLDLPITFISLSSNSWQKNLASLNEKTIIYLTDFHTLKRNIKDQLIKQIADKNCVISTLEIEDDFPYRKIVFNNDKKILDNTQIMSINDYVKLMVTTYQNKYPDTELSKKLGISRKSLWEKRKKLEIEKKK is encoded by the coding sequence ATGAATATACTTATAATTGAAAATGAAATTTATTTAGCACAAAAGATTGTTTCAAGATTACTTGATGATGGACATAGTTGTGATTATGTAGAGAGTATAAATATTGAGAATTTAACAAAAGATTATGATACTGTTTTAATTTCAACATCTTTACCATCACTAATATATAAAGCCGTTATTAAAAAATATGCTTCAAACTCTATTATTCTACTTTTAGTATCATATATTTCTGATGAAACAGTAACAGAACCTATTAAACTAGGAGCAAAAGATTATATTATGAAACCTTTTTTAATGGATGAATTAGTACGAAAAATTTATCACTATAAAGATTGTAGAAGTATGAGAAGAGAACTTACAGTATTAAGAGAGTATTTTAATTTTACAATGAATGATATTGATACAAGTGATGTTACTATTCCTTTATCTTTTCCAATTTTAATAGAAACAAATTCTCAAAGTTACTCTGATAAACTTGTTTTTGAATTATCAAACAAACTTGATTTACCTATAACTTTTATCTCTTTAAGTTCAAATTCTTGGCAAAAAAACTTAGCAAGTTTGAATGAAAAAACGATAATTTATCTTACAGATTTTCATACTCTAAAAAGAAATATAAAAGATCAATTAATCAAACAAATAGCAGATAAGAATTGTGTAATTTCGACCCTTGAAATAGAAGATGATTTCCCTTATAGAAAAATTGTTTTTAATAATGATAAAAAAATATTAGATAATACTCAAATTATGTCAATAAATGATTATGTAAAACTTATGGTAACCACTTATCAAAATAAATATCCAGATACTGAATTATCAAAAAAATTAGGGATTTCAAGAAAATCTCTTTGGGAAAAGAGAAAAAAACTTGAAATAGAGAAGAAAAAATAA
- a CDS encoding HDOD domain-containing protein: protein MKKQLIKELNNLPELPTHIIELNEFKKEDSIDTQKLMRILQKDPLIVANILKIANSSMFGFRSKIDTLSRAINLLGTKFVVSIAIGSSITQTLKANLLAYAATIDDFLFISSLASNIVNIWVEKIDNELKEELLLPAFLQEVGKFIISTVIQEEKRTEDFLKEIEETKEITLIEESFIGYSCARITANIFKKWDLSHNIIFPIAFTSNINDCPNAFKTKAQILQIIKILCDIRYPLSDESIEKALNKVVLYNFDVDKFLNSIESIKSSIFSNS from the coding sequence ATGAAAAAACAATTAATAAAAGAATTAAATAATCTTCCAGAACTTCCAACACATATAATAGAACTTAACGAATTTAAAAAAGAGGATAGTATTGATACACAAAAATTGATGCGTATTCTTCAAAAAGATCCTTTAATTGTTGCTAATATTCTAAAAATTGCAAACTCTAGTATGTTTGGATTTAGATCAAAAATTGATACTTTAAGTAGAGCTATAAACCTTTTGGGTACAAAGTTTGTAGTTTCTATTGCAATTGGCTCTAGTATTACACAAACTTTAAAAGCAAACCTTTTAGCTTATGCAGCAACAATTGATGATTTTTTATTTATTAGTTCACTTGCTAGTAATATAGTAAATATTTGGGTAGAAAAAATAGATAATGAATTAAAAGAGGAACTTCTTCTTCCAGCATTTTTACAAGAAGTTGGGAAATTTATTATATCTACAGTTATTCAAGAAGAGAAAAGAACTGAAGATTTTTTAAAAGAGATTGAAGAAACAAAAGAGATTACTTTAATAGAAGAGAGTTTTATTGGTTACTCATGTGCTAGAATTACTGCAAACATATTTAAAAAATGGGATTTAAGCCATAATATAATTTTCCCCATAGCATTTACATCAAATATAAATGATTGTCCAAATGCTTTTAAAACAAAAGCTCAGATTCTTCAAATTATAAAAATCTTATGTGATATTAGATATCCACTTAGTGATGAAAGTATTGAGAAAGCATTAAATAAAGTAGTACTTTATAATTTTGATGTTGATAAATTTCTAAACTCTATAGAATCAATAAAATCTTCTATATTTAGCAATTCTTAA
- a CDS encoding FixH family protein: MRNLFKVFITLFLTATFLNANSLKEKFEVDGYSVELTSKRDLSAGSNEFFAKITKDGKEVNDAQLRAKFFMPEMPGMPYMEHEGVGSLEANQYRFVINFCMDGTWQYHLRFKTVDEKVHSIKSSVSF; this comes from the coding sequence ATGAGAAATCTATTTAAAGTATTTATAACACTATTTTTAACAGCTACTTTTTTAAATGCAAACTCTTTAAAAGAGAAGTTTGAAGTAGATGGTTATAGTGTTGAACTTACAAGTAAAAGAGATTTAAGTGCTGGTTCAAATGAATTTTTTGCAAAAATTACTAAGGATGGAAAAGAGGTAAATGATGCTCAACTAAGAGCAAAATTCTTTATGCCAGAGATGCCAGGAATGCCTTATATGGAACATGAGGGAGTTGGAAGTCTTGAAGCAAATCAATATAGATTTGTAATAAACTTTTGTATGGATGGAACTTGGCAATATCATCTTAGATTTAAAACAGTAGATGAAAAAGTTCACTCTATTAAAAGTAGTGTAAGTTTCTAA
- a CDS encoding phosphatidylglycerophosphatase A family protein yields MSFRRFFLTVGFSGLSPKAPGTVGSFVALILGLFLLEFVHTSTLFLLALLVTVIATKQIDIYEKELGIHDSSEIVIDELAGMWIALSICGLNSENIFITAPLAFIFFRLFDIYKPSIIGRIDRDVKGGLGVMGDDVVAGIFAGICTAGSWQLIEKFFL; encoded by the coding sequence ATGAGTTTTAGAAGATTTTTCCTAACTGTTGGATTTAGTGGACTTAGCCCAAAAGCACCTGGGACTGTTGGAAGTTTTGTAGCTCTTATTTTGGGACTTTTTTTATTAGAGTTTGTACACACTTCAACTCTATTTTTATTGGCACTTTTAGTTACTGTTATAGCTACTAAACAAATAGATATTTATGAAAAAGAACTTGGTATCCATGATAGTAGTGAAATTGTAATAGATGAACTTGCTGGTATGTGGATAGCTCTTTCAATTTGTGGATTAAATAGTGAAAATATTTTTATAACTGCTCCACTAGCATTTATTTTCTTTAGACTTTTTGATATCTATAAACCTTCAATTATTGGAAGAATTGATAGAGATGTAAAAGGTGGTTTAGGAGTAATGGGAGATGATGTAGTTGCAGGAATCTTTGCAGGGATTTGTACAGCAGGAAGTTGGCAACTTATAGAGAAATTCTTTCTTTAA
- a CDS encoding YceI family protein encodes MNMISKITSAMILTGGLLMATEYKVDNAHTNIGFTVKHMMITNVHGKFTSYDAIIDFDESTKTFKKLVANIDTKSIDTGITDRDNHLRSDDFFASEKFPKMTFEMTSYKADGDEGKISGNLTIRGITKPVTLDVEDISVLGSKVGFSLEGKINRQDFDLKWNKAIELGGVAVANEVKIKVDIEAAKK; translated from the coding sequence ATGAATATGATTTCAAAAATTACAAGTGCAATGATTTTAACAGGAGGTTTACTAATGGCAACAGAATATAAAGTAGATAATGCTCACACAAATATTGGTTTCACTGTAAAACATATGATGATTACAAATGTTCATGGAAAATTTACATCTTATGATGCGATAATAGATTTTGATGAAAGCACAAAAACTTTTAAAAAACTTGTTGCAAATATTGATACAAAATCTATTGATACTGGAATAACAGATAGAGATAATCACTTAAGAAGTGATGATTTCTTTGCTAGTGAAAAGTTTCCAAAAATGACTTTTGAAATGACTTCATATAAAGCAGATGGAGATGAAGGAAAAATTAGTGGTAACCTTACAATTAGAGGTATTACAAAACCAGTTACTTTAGATGTTGAGGATATTTCTGTTTTAGGAAGTAAAGTTGGTTTTTCTCTTGAAGGAAAAATCAATAGACAAGATTTTGATTTAAAATGGAACAAAGCTATTGAACTTGGTGGTGTAGCAGTTGCAAATGAAGTAAAAATTAAAGTTGATATTGAAGCAGCAAAAAAATAA